The genomic interval CGCCCAAACCGGCTTCGTCACGCTCGACGAGGGATACGTCAACACCGGCGCGACGACGAGCGCCATCACATTTCTCGACGGCGAGAAGGGAGTGCTCCGTTATCGGGGTTATCCGATCGAAGTTCTGGCCGAGCAATCGGACTTCGTCGAGGTGAGCTACCTGCTGATCTACGGCGAGCTGCCGACCGCCAACCAGCTCGACGCCTTTCGCTTGTCGCTCCAGCGGCATACGATGCTGCACGAAGACATCCGGTCGTTCTACAACGGCATGCCGCGCGACGCCCATCCGATGGCCACGCTCAGCTCCGTCGTCGGCGCGCTTTCGACCTTTTATCAGGATTCGCTCGACCCGCGCGACGCCCGGCAGGTGGAAATCTCGGTGCACCGGCTGATGGCCAAGTTGCCGACGATCGCCGCCAACAGCTTCAAGAAGTCGATCGGTCAACCGTTCATCTATCCGCGGAACGACCTTTCGTTCTGCGAGAACTTCCTGCACATGATGTTCGCCGTCCCCTGCGAGGAATACCAAATCGATGTGGATTTCGTCGAAGCGCTCAATCTGTTGCTGATCGTCCATGCCGACCACGAGCAGAATTGCAGCACCTCGACCGTTCGCATGGTCGGTTCGAGCGACGCGAACCTGTTTGCCTCGATCTCGGCGGGCATTTGCGCCTTGTGGGGACCCCTGCACGGCGGGGCGAATCAAGCCTGCATCGAAATGCTCGAGGAAATCCGCCGCGACGGCGGCAACGTCAAGAAATACGT from Pirellulales bacterium carries:
- a CDS encoding citrate synthase, with amino-acid sequence MLGKLKLGTLEIELPVVTGTEQEQAIDISRLRAQTGFVTLDEGYVNTGATTSAITFLDGEKGVLRYRGYPIEVLAEQSDFVEVSYLLIYGELPTANQLDAFRLSLQRHTMLHEDIRSFYNGMPRDAHPMATLSSVVGALSTFYQDSLDPRDARQVEISVHRLMAKLPTIAANSFKKSIGQPFIYPRNDLSFCENFLHMMFAVPCEEYQIDVDFVEALNLLLIVHADHEQNCSTSTVRMVGSSDANLFASISAGICALWGPLHGGANQACIEMLEEIRRDGGNVKKYVDLAKSKDGGHRLMGFGHRVYKNFDPRATIIKATCDKLLKKRRIDDPIFDIAQELEATALSDPYFIERKLYPNVDFYSGIVYRA